From Micromonospora rhizosphaerae, the proteins below share one genomic window:
- a CDS encoding metallopeptidase family protein: MEMSRERFEELVGEALDEVPEELLGLMNNVVILVEDDPPPGEDLLGIYEGHALTERGWDYSGVLPDRILIYRNPILRICDTDEDVIDEVAVTVVHEIAHHFGIDDERLHALGWG, from the coding sequence GTGGAGATGAGCCGTGAGCGCTTCGAGGAGCTGGTCGGCGAGGCCCTCGACGAGGTGCCCGAGGAGCTGCTCGGGCTGATGAACAACGTGGTGATCCTGGTCGAGGACGACCCACCCCCGGGCGAGGACCTGCTCGGCATCTACGAGGGGCATGCGCTCACCGAGCGGGGCTGGGACTACTCCGGCGTCCTCCCGGACCGCATCCTCATCTACCGGAACCCGATCCTGCGCATCTGCGACACGGACGAGGACGTCATCGACGAGGTGGCGGTGACCGTGGTGCACGAGATCGCCCACCACTTCGGCATCGACGACGAGCGGCTGCACGCCCTCGGCTGGGGCTGA
- a CDS encoding PAS domain-containing protein → MAHVELSLSEVFVPGPQPPAEQESDNFGQWSTAVSHAAEPCLLIDAETNVVAISSSGCELLCLGAPEDVVGRPLMEGGLRLVDFTANQSELTEQETDKIPPLLALHSERLARGLLRVQGPGSEGLGTTVDAISTPVLTDGSVAGSLTFFSAV, encoded by the coding sequence GTGGCCCACGTCGAGCTTTCCCTCTCGGAAGTGTTCGTGCCCGGGCCGCAACCACCGGCGGAGCAGGAGTCCGACAACTTCGGGCAGTGGTCGACCGCCGTCTCGCACGCCGCCGAGCCCTGCCTGCTGATCGACGCCGAGACCAACGTGGTGGCCATCTCGTCGTCCGGGTGCGAGTTGCTCTGCCTCGGCGCGCCTGAGGACGTGGTCGGGCGGCCGCTGATGGAGGGCGGGCTGCGCCTGGTCGACTTCACGGCCAACCAGAGCGAGTTGACCGAGCAGGAGACCGACAAGATCCCGCCGCTGCTCGCCCTGCACTCCGAGCGGCTCGCCCGCGGGCTGCTCCGGGTCCAGGGGCCCGGCAGCGAGGGGCTGGGCACGACGGTTGACGCGATCTCCACGCCGGTGCTCACCGACGGCTCGGTCGCCGGCTCGCTCACGTTCTTCTCCGCGGTCTGA
- a CDS encoding AIM24 family protein has product MRSALFSAENLEKESAQPGMRLQNSKMLKIELNGEAMARVGSMVAYQGQVQFQALGSGGIGKFIKQRLTGEGVPLMKLTGRGDVFLAELAKDVHIIDLEPGDALSINGSSVLAFDSTLQYDIKMVSGMGMASSSGLFNCVFTGQGRIAITTKGTPVVLNVDQPTYVDPQAAVCWSASLQTGYHRAEQLGLGTLLGRSTGEAFTMSFAGQGFVVVQPSEEPPVQGSGVQQQQGGLLGGLLS; this is encoded by the coding sequence ATGCGCAGCGCGCTGTTCTCCGCGGAGAACCTGGAGAAGGAGTCCGCCCAGCCCGGCATGCGGCTGCAGAACTCCAAGATGCTGAAGATCGAGCTCAACGGCGAGGCGATGGCCCGGGTCGGGTCCATGGTCGCGTACCAGGGGCAGGTGCAGTTCCAGGCGCTCGGCTCCGGCGGGATCGGCAAGTTCATCAAGCAGCGCCTCACCGGCGAGGGCGTACCGCTGATGAAGCTGACGGGTCGCGGCGACGTGTTCCTGGCCGAGCTGGCCAAGGACGTGCACATCATCGACCTGGAGCCGGGCGACGCCCTCTCCATCAACGGCTCCAGCGTGCTCGCCTTCGACTCCACCCTCCAGTACGACATCAAGATGGTCAGCGGCATGGGGATGGCTTCCTCGTCCGGCCTGTTCAACTGCGTCTTCACCGGCCAGGGTCGGATCGCGATCACCACCAAGGGCACCCCGGTGGTGCTCAACGTCGACCAGCCCACCTACGTCGACCCGCAGGCCGCGGTCTGCTGGTCGGCCAGCCTGCAGACCGGCTACCACCGCGCGGAGCAGCTCGGCCTGGGCACGCTGCTCGGCCGCAGCACCGGTGAGGCCTTCACGATGAGCTTCGCCGGTCAGGGCTTCGTGGTGGTGCAGCCCTCCGAGGAGCCCCCGGTGCAGGGCAGCGGTGTCCAGCAGCAGCAGGGCGGTCTGCTCGGCGGGCTGCTGAGCTGA
- a CDS encoding alpha/beta hydrolase family protein, translated as MPADPRAVLTRPAPAPAATVAYGDHPEQIADLRRPVGAGPARRLVVVVHGGFWRTEYDRSHTGPMAAALAELGHPVAQLEYRRTGQPDGGWPHTLTDVLAGVAALPALAAAAMPGRVSVGPPILVGHSAGGQLALYVAAQAPATVGGVLALAPVADLAEAYRLDLDSGAVAALLGGGPADVPDRYAAADPSALVPIRVRSVVIHGALDRQVPVTMSRSWVAAARAAGSPTALVELPECEHFGLIAPDSAAWPRVVAALRSLHDDLPAIDAESPTR; from the coding sequence ATGCCCGCAGACCCGCGCGCCGTGCTGACCCGGCCCGCCCCGGCGCCGGCCGCCACGGTCGCCTACGGCGACCACCCCGAGCAGATCGCCGACCTGCGCCGGCCCGTCGGCGCCGGCCCCGCCCGTCGGCTGGTCGTCGTGGTGCACGGCGGCTTCTGGCGTACGGAGTACGACCGGAGCCACACCGGGCCGATGGCGGCGGCGCTGGCCGAGCTCGGCCACCCGGTCGCCCAGCTCGAGTACCGCCGCACCGGTCAGCCCGACGGCGGCTGGCCGCATACGCTGACCGACGTGCTGGCCGGGGTGGCGGCGCTGCCCGCGCTGGCCGCCGCCGCGATGCCGGGTCGGGTGTCCGTCGGGCCGCCGATCCTGGTCGGCCACTCGGCGGGCGGGCAGCTGGCGCTGTACGTCGCGGCGCAGGCACCCGCGACGGTCGGCGGCGTGCTGGCGCTGGCTCCGGTCGCCGACCTCGCCGAGGCGTACCGGCTGGACCTGGACTCGGGGGCGGTGGCCGCGCTGCTCGGCGGCGGCCCGGCGGACGTGCCCGACCGGTACGCGGCGGCCGATCCTTCGGCATTGGTGCCGATCCGAGTACGCAGCGTAGTCATCCATGGCGCGCTGGACCGTCAGGTCCCGGTCACGATGAGCCGCTCGTGGGTCGCCGCGGCCCGGGCGGCCGGATCCCCGACGGCGCTCGTTGAGCTGCCGGAATGCGAGCATTTCGGACTGATCGCTCCGGACTCTGCGGCCTGGCCCCGGGTGGTCGCCGCGTTGCGGTCCCTTCACGATGATCTTCCGGCCATTGACGCAGAGTCGCCGACCAGGTAG
- the ddaH gene encoding dimethylargininase → MVTVNQQRVPRKRTYLMCSPEHFTVEYAINPWMDVTTPVDAELAVKQWDRLRDTLVGLGHEVHLLTPQRGLPDMVYAANGAFVVDGTVYGAQFKHEQRAAEAAAHRAFYESQGWRFIAPSETNEGEGDFAYLPDAHGGLILAGHGFRTELPAHAEAQEALGRPVVSLRLVDPRFYHLDVALASIDDENIVYFPGAFSAASQKVLAQLFPDAVIADDEDAMAFGLNLVSDGANVVLNSEATRLAGKLKAAGYTPVPVELGELKKGGGSVKCCIAELRH, encoded by the coding sequence TTGGTGACCGTGAACCAGCAGCGAGTCCCGCGAAAGCGGACATATCTCATGTGCTCGCCCGAGCACTTCACGGTCGAGTACGCGATCAACCCGTGGATGGACGTGACCACGCCGGTCGACGCGGAGCTGGCGGTCAAGCAGTGGGACCGGCTGCGGGACACCCTCGTCGGCCTCGGCCACGAGGTGCACCTGCTCACCCCGCAGCGGGGGCTGCCCGACATGGTCTACGCGGCCAACGGCGCCTTCGTGGTGGACGGCACGGTGTACGGGGCCCAGTTCAAGCACGAGCAGCGGGCCGCCGAGGCCGCCGCGCACCGGGCGTTCTACGAGTCGCAGGGCTGGCGGTTCATCGCGCCGAGCGAGACCAACGAGGGTGAGGGCGACTTCGCCTACCTGCCGGACGCGCACGGCGGGCTGATCCTCGCCGGACACGGCTTCCGCACCGAGCTGCCGGCGCACGCCGAGGCGCAGGAGGCGCTCGGCCGGCCGGTGGTCTCACTGCGCCTGGTCGACCCGCGCTTCTACCACCTCGACGTGGCGCTCGCCTCGATCGACGACGAGAACATCGTCTACTTCCCGGGCGCCTTCTCGGCGGCCAGCCAGAAGGTGCTCGCCCAGCTCTTCCCCGACGCCGTGATCGCGGACGACGAGGACGCCATGGCGTTCGGCCTGAACCTGGTCAGCGACGGGGCGAACGTGGTGCTGAACAGCGAGGCGACCCGGCTCGCCGGCAAGCTCAAGGCGGCCGGCTACACCCCGGTCCCGGTCGAGCTGGGCGAGCTGAAGAAGGGCGGCGGCAGCGTGAAGTGCTGCATCGCCGAGCTGCGCCACTGA
- a CDS encoding HAD family hydrolase translates to MGETPRLVASDIDGTLLRDDRTLSPHTAAVLARIAAAGTPVVLVTGRPIRWLQLVYDQLAEPLPAICANGAVVYDPVADEVLRADPLAPELLAEVARRLRAAVPGVSFAVEIVDSRQMRHEADYPLRWDADTDAIRAVESPEELLSAPAVKLLARAGEQDPDVFVRVVAGALQGLAEATHSSYTGLVEISAAGVTKAAGLAWYCARLGIDERDVLAFGDMPNDLPMLTWAGRAVAVANAHPAVLEIADEVTAANSEDGVAAYLEKVFGVG, encoded by the coding sequence ATGGGAGAGACACCTCGGCTGGTCGCGAGCGACATCGACGGCACCCTGCTCCGGGACGACCGGACGCTGAGCCCGCACACCGCGGCGGTGCTGGCCCGGATCGCCGCGGCGGGCACGCCGGTCGTGCTGGTCACCGGCCGTCCCATCCGCTGGCTCCAGCTCGTGTACGACCAGCTCGCCGAGCCGCTCCCGGCGATCTGCGCCAACGGCGCGGTGGTGTACGACCCGGTGGCCGACGAGGTGCTGCGGGCCGACCCGCTGGCCCCGGAGCTGCTGGCGGAGGTGGCCCGGCGGCTGCGGGCCGCGGTGCCCGGGGTGAGCTTCGCGGTGGAGATCGTGGACAGCCGGCAGATGCGGCACGAGGCGGACTACCCGCTGCGCTGGGACGCCGACACCGACGCCATCCGGGCGGTCGAGTCGCCCGAGGAGCTGCTCTCCGCGCCGGCGGTCAAGCTGCTGGCCCGGGCCGGCGAGCAGGACCCGGACGTGTTCGTGCGGGTGGTGGCCGGGGCGCTGCAGGGGCTGGCCGAGGCGACCCACTCGTCGTACACCGGGCTGGTGGAGATCTCCGCCGCCGGGGTGACCAAGGCGGCCGGCCTGGCCTGGTACTGCGCCCGGCTCGGCATCGACGAGCGGGACGTGCTGGCCTTCGGCGACATGCCCAACGACCTGCCGATGCTGACCTGGGCCGGCCGGGCGGTGGCGGTCGCCAACGCGCACCCCGCCGTCCTGGAGATCGCCGACGAGGTGACTGCGGCGAACTCCGAGGACGGCGTGGCGGCGTACCTGGAGAAGGTCTTCGGGGTGGGCTGA
- a CDS encoding ABC transporter substrate-binding protein yields the protein MSQMNRRRALQLLAALGTTGLAAACGSNPDSESTTNDSASPIKIGLIVPEAGANKAIGVDIANGFQLFLALNDQRLGGHPVTVVTADEGDTAKTGQAAVDRLLKEGVIALTGVVSSAVMSGVRDTVEQARVPLIGSNASPTSLQSVVYIWRTSYVLDEPGQALGEYLRQTLAANSRIAILAPDSTGSKDVIKGFRLKYEVGRRLPDPIFTGEFKKPQKGFFADQIRQALSGKPNAVFCHFAGPAAVQFIKDLYDEGYQGPIYAPGFLTEGTVLDDLESEAETIKRFGIETALNYSADLNNTANRVFASAYRKTYNVSPTTYAMASYDAAQVLDKALRLAGPNPTPQQVNLALGKIGQIDSPRGAWQFNQPRTPQQKWYLRRVQPDGRLLSNVVINELATLG from the coding sequence GTGTCGCAGATGAATCGCAGGCGGGCACTTCAACTGCTGGCCGCGCTCGGTACCACCGGACTGGCGGCCGCCTGCGGCTCCAACCCCGACTCCGAGAGCACCACGAACGACTCCGCCAGCCCGATCAAGATTGGACTCATTGTCCCCGAGGCCGGCGCTAACAAGGCGATCGGCGTCGACATCGCCAACGGGTTCCAACTCTTCCTCGCCCTCAACGACCAGCGCCTCGGCGGGCACCCGGTGACCGTGGTGACCGCCGACGAGGGCGACACTGCCAAGACCGGCCAGGCCGCCGTCGACCGCCTCCTCAAGGAGGGGGTGATCGCGCTCACCGGCGTGGTCAGCTCGGCCGTCATGTCCGGCGTCCGGGACACCGTCGAGCAGGCCCGGGTGCCGCTGATCGGCTCGAACGCCTCGCCGACCAGCCTGCAGAGCGTCGTCTACATCTGGCGCACCTCGTACGTCCTCGACGAGCCCGGTCAGGCGCTCGGCGAGTACCTCCGGCAGACCCTGGCCGCCAACAGCCGGATCGCCATCCTCGCCCCGGACAGCACGGGGAGCAAGGACGTGATCAAGGGCTTCAGGCTGAAATACGAGGTCGGCCGCCGCCTCCCCGACCCGATCTTCACCGGGGAATTCAAGAAGCCTCAGAAGGGGTTTTTCGCGGACCAGATCCGTCAGGCCCTCAGCGGCAAGCCCAATGCCGTCTTCTGCCACTTCGCCGGCCCGGCCGCGGTGCAGTTCATCAAGGATCTCTACGACGAGGGCTACCAGGGCCCGATCTACGCCCCCGGCTTCCTCACCGAGGGCACCGTCCTCGACGATCTGGAGAGCGAGGCCGAGACGATCAAGAGGTTCGGCATCGAGACCGCGCTCAACTACTCGGCCGACCTCAACAACACGGCCAACCGGGTGTTCGCCTCGGCGTACCGCAAGACGTACAACGTCTCCCCGACCACCTACGCGATGGCCTCGTACGACGCCGCGCAGGTGCTCGACAAGGCCCTCCGGCTGGCCGGGCCGAACCCGACCCCGCAGCAGGTCAACCTGGCGCTGGGCAAGATCGGCCAGATCGACAGCCCGCGTGGCGCCTGGCAGTTCAACCAGCCGCGTACCCCGCAGCAGAAGTGGTACCTGCGCCGGGTCCAGCCGGACGGTCGGCTGCTGTCCAACGTCGTGATCAACGAGCTGGCCACGCTCGGCTGA
- a CDS encoding Lrp/AsnC family transcriptional regulator translates to MQIDAVDQRIIALLVADARASYADIGTRVSLSAPAVKRRVDRLRAAGVIRGFTAVVDPAAVGWTTEAFVELFCAGRTTPAQIGAAARRHPEVVGAYTVSGEADALVHLRAADIAHLEEALERLRAEPFVTSSRSTIVLSRLVESPGVGPSAG, encoded by the coding sequence TTGCAGATAGACGCGGTTGATCAGCGAATCATTGCGTTGCTCGTGGCGGATGCCCGAGCGTCGTACGCCGACATCGGCACCCGGGTGTCACTCTCCGCCCCCGCGGTCAAGCGGCGGGTCGACCGGCTCCGGGCCGCCGGGGTGATCCGAGGGTTCACCGCGGTGGTCGACCCGGCCGCCGTCGGCTGGACCACCGAGGCCTTCGTCGAGCTGTTCTGCGCCGGTCGGACCACCCCCGCGCAGATCGGGGCGGCCGCCCGCCGGCACCCCGAGGTGGTCGGCGCGTACACCGTCTCCGGCGAGGCCGACGCCTTGGTGCACCTGCGGGCCGCCGACATCGCCCACCTCGAGGAGGCGCTGGAACGGCTGCGGGCGGAGCCCTTCGTGACCTCGTCCCGGAGCACCATCGTCCTCTCCCGGCTGGTCGAGTCGCCCGGCGTCGGCCCCTCCGCCGGCTGA
- a CDS encoding HAD family hydrolase, with product MTRPGLPKLIATDLDGTLVRSDDTVSAYTHEVLDRVRAAGIPVVGATGRGPRLTELTRNDIRAADFLVMAGGGRVVDQSDPAGPVVLRDERLPGEVLARLLADLEAAVGPLTVMVEASDEHDAPLWGDYHPSWPYPDRFEARTRAECLSGDVIKAFARTADHHVDELLATARRIVPPEVATLTQAGLGFIEICPPGVDKATGLSVVAQTLGVDPAEVLVFGDMPNDLPMFDWAGWARVAVSNAHPEVRAAADEVTLRNDDDGVAVYLDRLLSR from the coding sequence ATGACCCGCCCGGGGCTGCCCAAGCTGATCGCCACCGATCTCGACGGGACGCTCGTCCGCAGCGACGACACCGTCTCCGCGTACACCCATGAGGTGCTGGACCGGGTGCGGGCCGCCGGGATCCCGGTGGTCGGGGCGACCGGTCGCGGCCCCCGCCTCACCGAGCTGACCCGCAACGACATCCGCGCCGCCGACTTCCTCGTGATGGCCGGGGGCGGCCGGGTGGTCGACCAGAGCGACCCGGCCGGCCCGGTGGTGCTGCGCGACGAGCGCCTCCCGGGCGAGGTGCTCGCCCGGCTCCTCGCCGACCTGGAGGCCGCGGTGGGCCCGCTGACCGTGATGGTCGAGGCGTCCGACGAGCACGACGCCCCGCTCTGGGGCGACTACCACCCGAGCTGGCCCTACCCGGACCGGTTCGAGGCCCGCACCCGGGCCGAGTGCCTCTCCGGCGACGTGATCAAGGCCTTCGCCCGGACCGCCGACCACCACGTGGACGAGCTGCTGGCCACCGCCCGCCGGATCGTCCCGCCGGAGGTGGCCACGCTCACCCAGGCCGGGCTCGGCTTCATCGAGATCTGCCCGCCCGGGGTGGACAAGGCCACCGGGCTCAGCGTGGTAGCGCAGACCCTCGGGGTCGATCCCGCGGAGGTGCTGGTCTTCGGCGACATGCCCAACGACCTGCCGATGTTCGACTGGGCCGGCTGGGCGCGGGTGGCGGTCTCCAACGCCCACCCGGAGGTGCGCGCCGCGGCCGACGAGGTGACCCTGCGCAACGACGACGACGGCGTCGCCGTCTACCTGGACCGGCTACTCTCCCGGTGA
- a CDS encoding OsmC family protein, translating into MPIRTASARWQGNLTEGSGTMRTGKGGLQGNYSYKSRFEEGEGTNPEELVGAAHAGCFSMALSKQLADAGATDASVETTAKVHFDKTDAGPTVTRIDLETVGQVPGLDEAQFTKLAEIAKENCPISRLLSPGAQITLSARLAS; encoded by the coding sequence ATGCCTATCCGTACCGCTTCCGCACGTTGGCAGGGCAACCTCACCGAGGGTTCCGGGACCATGCGCACCGGCAAGGGCGGCCTGCAGGGGAACTACTCCTACAAGTCGCGCTTCGAGGAGGGCGAGGGGACGAACCCGGAGGAGCTCGTCGGCGCCGCGCACGCCGGTTGCTTCTCGATGGCCCTCTCCAAGCAGCTCGCCGACGCCGGTGCGACCGACGCCTCGGTGGAGACCACCGCGAAGGTGCACTTCGACAAGACCGACGCGGGACCGACCGTGACCCGAATCGACCTGGAGACCGTCGGCCAGGTGCCGGGCCTGGACGAGGCCCAGTTCACCAAGCTGGCCGAGATCGCCAAGGAGAACTGCCCGATCTCGCGGCTGCTCTCCCCGGGCGCGCAGATCACCCTGAGCGCCCGCCTCGCCTCCTGA
- the pheA gene encoding prephenate dehydratase, whose amino-acid sequence MPGTPPTRFVYLGPEGTFAEQALRTIPAAERGSRTPARSVGEALDSVRAGDADAALVPLENSIGGAVGVTLDELAEGQPLVITREVILPVDFVLAARPGTALASVRSVAAHPQASTQCRGWLRDHLPDATVIDVLSNGAAAAGAAAGEYDAAICAPIGAARHRLTVLADKIADHPDAVTRFVLVSRPGPPPPPTGDDVTSLAVYIAHDRVGALLSVLMELAVRGVNLTRIESRPTGEALGRYVFFLDCTGHVADVRLGEALQGLRRVCADVRFLGSYPRHRWSPAAAERPVPAPAGLSDVDYADAAAWLARLRAGELS is encoded by the coding sequence ATGCCGGGAACACCGCCGACCCGCTTCGTCTACCTCGGGCCCGAGGGCACCTTCGCCGAGCAGGCGCTGCGCACCATCCCCGCCGCCGAGCGGGGCAGCCGTACGCCGGCCCGCAGCGTCGGTGAGGCGCTGGACAGCGTACGGGCCGGGGACGCGGATGCGGCGCTGGTGCCGCTGGAGAACTCCATCGGCGGCGCGGTCGGGGTGACCCTCGACGAACTGGCCGAGGGCCAGCCGCTGGTGATCACCCGCGAGGTGATCCTGCCGGTGGACTTCGTGCTGGCCGCCCGGCCGGGGACGGCGCTCGCCTCCGTCCGCAGCGTGGCGGCCCATCCGCAGGCGTCCACCCAGTGCCGGGGCTGGCTCCGCGACCACCTGCCCGACGCCACCGTGATCGACGTGCTCTCCAACGGCGCCGCCGCGGCGGGCGCGGCCGCCGGCGAGTACGACGCGGCGATCTGCGCCCCGATCGGGGCGGCCCGGCACCGGCTGACGGTGCTCGCCGACAAGATCGCTGACCATCCGGACGCGGTGACCCGGTTCGTGCTGGTGTCCCGCCCGGGCCCGCCGCCGCCCCCGACCGGGGACGATGTCACCTCGCTGGCGGTCTACATCGCCCACGATCGGGTGGGCGCCCTGCTCTCCGTGCTGATGGAGCTGGCCGTCCGGGGGGTCAACCTGACCCGGATCGAGTCCCGGCCGACCGGTGAGGCGCTCGGCCGGTACGTCTTCTTCCTCGACTGCACCGGCCACGTCGCCGACGTCCGGCTCGGCGAGGCGTTGCAGGGGCTGCGCCGGGTCTGTGCCGACGTGCGCTTCCTCGGGTCGTACCCTCGGCACCGCTGGAGCCCGGCGGCGGCCGAACGGCCGGTCCCCGCTCCGGCGGGCCTCTCCGACGTCGACTACGCCGACGCCGCCGCCTGGCTGGCCCGCCTGCGCGCCGGCGAGCTGAGCTGA
- a CDS encoding bacterial proteasome activator family protein translates to MGPMTEARSAGQNDEQGQDGIPGTVVVIGPDGRPVGTVQTEEGQGEDPTRLVEQPAKVMRIGSMIKQLLEEVKAAPLDDASRHRMREIHERSIVELKEGLAPELREELERISLPFTEDQVPSEAELRIAHAQLVGWLEGLFHGIQAALVAQQMAARVQLEQMRSGRQALPSGPGGVVPGMPGMPPPSEGHAPGQYL, encoded by the coding sequence ATGGGTCCCATGACCGAAGCGCGCTCCGCTGGACAGAACGACGAGCAGGGCCAGGACGGGATCCCCGGCACCGTGGTGGTGATCGGCCCGGACGGCCGACCGGTCGGCACCGTGCAGACCGAGGAGGGGCAGGGTGAGGACCCGACCCGCCTGGTCGAGCAGCCGGCCAAGGTGATGCGGATCGGCAGCATGATCAAGCAGCTGCTGGAGGAGGTCAAGGCGGCGCCGCTCGACGACGCCAGCCGGCACCGGATGCGCGAGATCCACGAGCGGTCGATCGTCGAGCTGAAGGAGGGGCTCGCCCCCGAGCTGCGCGAGGAGCTGGAACGGATCTCGCTGCCCTTCACGGAGGACCAGGTGCCGAGCGAGGCTGAGCTGCGGATCGCCCACGCTCAGCTGGTCGGCTGGCTGGAGGGCCTGTTCCACGGCATCCAGGCCGCGCTGGTCGCCCAGCAGATGGCCGCCCGGGTGCAGCTGGAGCAGATGCGGTCCGGCCGGCAGGCCCTGCCCAGCGGCCCTGGCGGAGTGGTGCCGGGGATGCCCGGCATGCCGCCGCCGAGCGAGGGCCACGCCCCCGGCCAGTACCTCTGA